In Clupea harengus chromosome 13, Ch_v2.0.2, whole genome shotgun sequence, one DNA window encodes the following:
- the LOC116223094 gene encoding multimerin-2-like codes for MLNMKTPGAVLLLLWSGLVVVAAESGGLQDEATGADPAYPQQNSLSEVHAVLREMAALIAEQRVEFRLTKAQIETQIEELKKENGASVVNLSAAEARLSASERTVEEQRAQLKELKDSNTDMNNKLKQLQSISEDSKVAFSASFSVSANKHIGPFNTETALVFNHVFINIGSAYHPNTGVFTAPVRGVYQFRYHIFAGGAHGAGANLQRNGQHVVAAYNHKAPHDINTSQGVSLLLEVGDTVGLRLGQGAWVSAYTGHYTTFSGQLLFLM; via the exons ATGCTGAACATGAAGACACCTggagctgtgctgctgttgctgtggtctggtctggttgtggTTGCAGCAGAGAGTGGAGGCCTCCAGGATGAAGCTACAGGTGCAGACCCTGCCTACCCCCAACAGAACTCCCTGTCTGAGGTGCATgctgtgctgagagagatgGCAGCTCTGATAGCGGAGCAGAGAGTGGAGTTCAGACTTACTAAAGCACAAATAGAGACACAAATAGAGGAgctgaagaaagaaaatggag cttcgGTGGTGAATCTGAGTGCTGCTGAGGCCAGGCTGTCAGCCAGTGAGAGGAcagtggaggagcagagagcccagCTAAAGGAGCTGAAGGACTCCAACACGGACAtgaacaacaaactaaagcagCTACAGAGTATCAGTGaag ACAGTAAGGTGGCCTTCTCCGCCTCCTTCTCAGTGTCGGCTAACAAACACATCGGGCCCTTCAACACAGAAACTGCCCTGGTCTTCAACCATGTCTTCATCAATATTGGCAGCGCCTACCACCCAAACACAG GCGTCTTCACGGCTCCCGTGAGAGGAGTGTACCAGTTCCGCTACCACATCTTTGCCGGAGGTGCACACGGAGCCGGAGCTAACCTCCAAAGGAACGGCCAGCACGTGGTGGCCGCCTACAACCACAAAGCCCCCCACGATATCAACACCTCCCAGGGGGTGtccctgctgctggaggtgggcgATACAGTGGGCCTGCGTCTGGGGCAGGGGGCCTGGGTCTCTGCTTACACTGGCCACTATACCACCTTCAGCGGGcaactcctcttcctcatgtgA